Proteins found in one Lepisosteus oculatus isolate fLepOcu1 chromosome 22, fLepOcu1.hap2, whole genome shotgun sequence genomic segment:
- the gcn1 gene encoding stalled ribosome sensor GCN1 gives MAADTQVAETLKKFAVKVTTASVRERREILGELEQCMMGKELPESAVKGLCRLFCLTLHRYRDATSCRALHCAIRRLAESQPSATAANLLHSLQTCGVISKTGMPSKSSAPAASLALSWTCLLVRAVFPSPDSREGPTWKKLVEVQSLLLSEVLGGARRNTVASALKSLHLLWTQNPGLADQYLSTLLSLDQHQSSLGLLGVCVDFCSTQRDMATVDKHKSGLLDLYVKTVLMSKSKPQNHILERCAPVLRHVSHAEFKELLLPALQKSLLRSPENAMETISSLLSSVTLDLSQYAMDIGKGLASQLKANNPALMGQAVVALRNLAHQCSDPSAVQDLLTQLFSILGGSEGKLTVVAQKISVLSGIGSLSHHAASGGSSQALSTRVVELFIPFLQQEVHEGTLVHAVGVLSQWAGRLSVEVPAALLAWLKKAFTLKTSTSPVRHAYLQGMLGAFKGDTLPQAVELLPLLTQTVEKAAAQPTQQALLCEAVAAAVLLSRLCLLDTLTEGRLAGFWPLVLDEKTQLFTAEKFLSQAPEEALCTVLQLCERLFLDHPHRLTDHRAQMYHRALVSVLMSRGWRVRRQAQQTVRRLLGSLGGAQLAHGLLGELKAVLSSHKVLPPEALVTEAGELSELGRTYTPPRVLKEALCVITAVPGLEADPAEAENLAAEVIVVAHHPSIEAAQRDLWPAVLSRMKISAAEFVDSHVDEILPRILDRDISDQAALNAAGSLAALSPGQLLPRVVGRILAGLEAPALLHVTREEYAIMQTPEGELYDKSIIQSAQQDSAKKGNLKRENKAYSFKEQIIELELKEEMKRKKGIKEEVQLSSKQKEMVAAQLEKEASVRRRLQQLDRELQYSLGLLGALVSRKPPGLCQQLPAVLQQVLPLLPSPLAAPHLRGPFLELGQVLLPAELRGLGLLVGHVTLRLLKPACQLDEAWGQEELGAATRRAVELLHAHTVPHREGRPEHGVQPLSAPAFSFCFPFLRAVLTDTPNDGEEAEALLVQALQVINEHAQLRSAGAAPELLMDESGPELLPRVSMLLLLTRLIGTGAPRLQVLASRCLTAVCASAGGGRGCAVAEQEEIDVLLQALLSPCFAVRDAALRGLLELELVLPTDGAEAGGLRLLQRLWVARFDVEEEGRALAGRLWQSLCLELVPGLCPLLIGDVTHAEGAVRAAGAEALSSAVCQYREQAPQVMARLVDLYQEKLYRPPPVLDALGRVISEAPPDQWEARCGIALALNKLSQYLDSSQVTPLFLFFVPDALNDRHPEVRRSMLDAALSALNTHGKDNVSSLLPVFEEFLKSAPQDASYDAVRQSVVILMGSLAKHLDKSDPKVKPIVAKLVAALSTPSQQVQESVASCLPPLVPAIKEDAGGMVHKLLQLLLESDKYAERKGAAYGLAGLVKGLGILSLKQQDIMTTLTDAIQDKKNFRRREGSLFAFEMLCNMLGKLFEPYVVHVLPHLLLCFGDGNQYVREAADDCAKAVMRNLSAHGVKLVLPSLLVALEEESWRTKAGSVELLGAMAYCAPKQLSSCLPSIVPKLTEVLTDSHVKVQKAGQQALRQIGSVIRNPEILAITPILLDALTDPSRKTHVCLQTLLDTKFVHFIDAPSLALIMPIVQRAFQDRSTDTRKMAAQIIGNMYSLTDQKDLSPYLPSVIPGLKASLLDPVPEVRTVSAKALGAMVKGMGESCFEDLLPWLMETLASEQSSVDRSGAAQGLAEVMAGLGVEKLDKLMPDVVQTASKVDIASHVRDGYIMMFIYLPLTFGEKFTPYVGPIIPCILKALADENEYVRDTALRAGQRIISQYAETAIALLLPELEQGLFDDMWRIRFSSVQLLGDLLFHISGVTGKMTTETASEDDNFGTAQSNKAIISALGTERRNRVLAGLYMGRSDTQLVVRQASLHVWKIVVSNTPRTLREILPTLFTLLLGFLASTCADKRTIAARTLGDLVRKLGEKILPEIIPILEEGLRSDKSDERQGVCIGLSEIMKSTSKDAVLVFSESLVPTVRRALCDPLEEVREAAAQTFEQLHATIGHQALDDILPDLLHQLEDEETAEFALDGLKQVMAVKSRSVLPYLVPKLTAPPVNTRVLAFLSAVAGDALTRHLGVILPALMSSLRDKLASDEGQQELTSCLTVLLSVEDEAGQRIVVEELLEASRGGDPGLRQASVTILNGYFSRTRHEHAAHTRALLSGLLRLLSDDNPEVLTQSWDTINAITKKLDAASQLALIDDLHRDLRLVSGEVKGQHLPGFCLPKKGVTCILPVLREGVLNGAPEQKEEAARALGLVIRLTSADALRPSVVNITGPLIRILGDRFSWNVKTALLETLTLLLAKVGIALKPFLPQLQTTFLKALQDSSRAVRLRAAEALGRLVTIHSKVDPLFSEQLSAIRNADDSGVRETMLQALRFVIQGAGGKVDPTIRKNITTTLLSMLGHDEDATRMSSAGCVGELCAFLSDEELRTVLQQHLLADVSGVDWMVRHGRSMALSVAVKADAARLCGEEYRSAALDTIMANATADRIPIATSGIRAMGFLMKHQVDTEGGASVSPRITTHFVKCLQNSSSEVRLAAERVLWWVCRDPASPALEPPMVKPLLKALLDNTKDKNTGVRAQSEHTIVSLLRLRQGDGLLQNVSAILDSASNELLNECCRRSLRKIAGQPDANEEIDDTILT, from the exons ATGGCGGCGGACACGCAG GTTGCGGAGACCTTGAAGAAGTTTGCAGTGAAGGTGACGACGGCCAgcgtgagagagaggagagagattcTGGGAGAGCTGGAGCAATGCATGATGGGGAAAG aGCTCCCGGAGTCGGCGGTGAAGGGGCTGTGCCGACTCTTCTGTCTGACTCTTCACCGCTACAG GGACGCGACGTCCTGCAGGGCTCTGCACTGTGCGATCCGGCGGCTGGCAGAGTCTCAGCCCAGCGCCACGGCAGCCAACCTCCTGCACAGCCTGCAGACCTGCGGCGTGATCAGCAAGACGGGCATGCCCAG CAAGAGCTCGGCCCCAGCGGCCTCGCTGGCCCTGTCCTGGACCTGCCTGCTGGTGCGCGCCGTCTTCCCCTCCCCCGACAGCCGAGAGGGCCCCACCTGGAAGAAGCTG GTGGAGGTGCAGAGTCTGCTGCTGTCCGAGGTGCTGGGAGGAGCACGCAGGAACACTGTCGCGTCGGCCCTGAAGAGCCTGCATCTGCTGTGGACACAG AACCCGGGCCTGGCAGATCAGTACCTGTCCACCTTGCTGAGTCTGGACCAGCACCAGAGCTCCCTGGGCCtgctgggggtgtgtgtggacTTCTGCTCCACCCAGAGAGACATGGCCACTGTGGACAAGCACAAG AGCGGCCTGCTGGACCTTTATGTGAAGACGGTCCTGATGAGCAAGTCCAAGCCTCAGAACCACATCCTG GAGAGGTGCGCCCCCGTGCTTCGCCACGTCAGCCACGCCGAGTTCAAGGAGCTGCTGCTGCCCGCCCTGCAGAAGTCCCTCCTGCGCAGCCCGGAGAACGCCATGGAGA CGATTTCCAGCCTGCTGTCCTCCGTGACCCTTGACCTCAGCCAGTATGCCATGGACATCGGTAAAGGCCTGGCCA GCCAGCTGAAGGCCAATAACCCAGCCCTGATGGGGCAGGCGGTGGTGGCGCTGCGGAACCTGGCCCATCAGTGCAGCGACCCGTCCGCCGTGCAGGACCTGCTGACCCAGCTCTTCAGCATCTTGGGAG GGTCGGAGGGCAAGCTGACGGTGGTGGCGCAGAAGATCAGCGTCCTGTCAG GCATCGGCAGTCTCAGTCACCACGCCGCCTCGGGCGGCTCCAGCCAGGCCCTCAGCACCAGAGTGGTGGAGCTCTTCATCCCCTTCCTGCAGCAGGAAG TGCACGAGGGCACCCTGGTCCATGCGGTGGGCGTGCTGTCGCAGTGGGCGGGCCGCCTCAGCGTGGAGGTGCCGGCGGCGCTGCTGGCCTGGCTGAAGAAGGCCTTCACCCTGAAGACCAGCACCTCGCCCGTCCGCCACGCCTACCTGCAGGGCATGCTGGGAGCCTTCAAAG GAGACACGCTGCCCCAGGCCGTGGAGCTGCTGCCCCTGCTGACCCAGACGGTGGAGAAGGCCGCCGCCCAGCCTACCCAGCAGGCCCTGCTCTGCGAGGCCGTGGCGGCCGCGGTCCTGCTGAGCCGCCTCTGCCTGCTGGACACGCTGACGG AGGGGAGGCTGGCGGGGTTCTGGCCGCTGGTGCTGGACGAGAAGACGCAGCTGTTCACGGCGGAGAAGTTCCTGTCCCAGGCCCCGGAGGAGG CTCTGTGCACTGTGCTCCAGCTGTGTGAACGACTTTTCCTGGATCATCCCCACCGGCTCACCGACCACAGAGCGCA GATGTATCACCGTGCCCTGGTGTCCGTGCTGATGTCGCGGGGCTGGCGCGTGCGCAGGCAGGCGCAGCAGACCGTGCGCAGGCTGCTGGGCTCTCTGGGGGGCGCGCAGCTCGCCCACGGCCTGCTGGGAGAGCTGAAGGCGGTGCTCAGCTCGCACaag GTTTTGCCCCCGGAGGCCCTGGTGACGGAGGCGGGGGAGCTGTCCGAGCTCGGCCGCACCTACACCCCCCCGCGCGTCCTGAAGGAGGCGCTGTGCGTCATCACAGCCGTGCCGGGGTTGGAGGCGGACCCCGCGGAGGCCGAGAACCTGGCGGCGGAGGTCATCGTGGTGGCGCACCACCCCTCCATCG AGGCCGCGCAGCGGGACCTCTGGCCGGCCGTCCTGTCCCGGATGAAGATCAGCGCCGCCGAGTTTGTGGACAGCCACGTGGACGAGATCCTCCCGCGCATTCTGGATCGGGACATCTCCGACCAG GCGGCGCTGAACGCGGCGGGCTCGCTCGCGGCGCTGTCCCCGGGCCAGCTGCTCCCGCGCGTGGTCGGGCGGATCCTGGCGGGGCTGGAGGCGCCGGCGCTGCTGCACGTGACGCGGGAGGAGTACGCCATCATGCAGACGCCCGAGGGGGAGCTGTACGACAAGAGCATCATCCAGAG TGCCCAGCAGGACAGCGCCAAGAAAGGCAACCTGAAGCGGGAGAACAAGGCCTACTCCTTCAAGGAGCAGATCATCGAGCTGGAGCTGAAGGAG GAGATGAAGAGGAAGAAGGGCATCAAGGAGGAGGTGCAGCTCAGCAGCAAGCAGAAGGAGATGGTGGCGGCGCAGCTGGAGAAGGAGGCCTCTGTCCGCCGCAGGCTGCAGCAG CTGGACCGGGAGCTGCAGTACTCGCTTGGCCTGCTGGGGGCGCTGGTGAGCAGGAAGCCCCCCGGCCTGTGTCAGCAGCTGCCCGCCGTGCTGCAGCAGGTCCTCCCTCTGCTGCCCTCCCCGCTGGCCGCTCCGCACCTCCGAGGGCCCTTCCTGGAGCTGGGGCAGGTCCTGCTGCCGGCCGAGCTGCGCGGCCTGG GCCTGCTGGTGGGACACGTCACCCTGCGGCTGCTGAAGCCGGCGTGCCAGCTGGACGAGGCGTGGGGCCAGGAGGAGCTGGGCGCCGCCACCCGCCGCGCCGTGGAGCTGCTGCACGCCCACACCGTGCCGCACCGCGAGGGCAGGCCCGAGCACG GCGTCCAGCCGCTCTCCGCCCCGGCCTTCTCCTTCTGCTTCCCGTTCCTGCGCGCCGTGCTGACGGACACGCCCAACGACGGCGAGGAGGCGGAGGCCCTGCTGGTGCAGGCGCTGCAGGTCATCAACGAGCACGCCCAGCTGCGCTCCGCCGGCGCCGCCCCCGAGCTGCTGATGGACGAG AGCGGGCCGGAGCTCCTGCCCCGCGTCAGCATGCTGCTGCTCCTCACCAGGCTGATTGGGACAGGCGCCCCCCGGCTGCAG gtgctggcgtCGCGGTGCCTGACGGCGGTGTGCGCCAGCGCGGGCGGGGGGCGTGGCTGCGCGGTGGCGGAGCAGGAGGAGATCGACGTGCTGCTGCAGGCGCTGCTGTCGCCCTGCTTCGCCGTGAGGGACGCCGCGCTCAGG GGCCTGCTGGAGCTGGAGCTGGTCCTGCCCACCGACGGCGCGGAGGCCGGCGGGCTGCGGCTGCTGCAGAGGCTGTGGGTGGCGCGCTTCGACGTGGAGGAGGAGGGCCGGGCGCTCGCCGGCCGGCTGTGGCAGTCCCTGTGCCTGGAGCTGGTGCCGGGCCTGTGCCCGCTGCTGATCGGGGACGTGACGCACGCCGAGGGCGCCGTGCGCGCCGCGGGGGCGGAGGCCCTGTCCAGCGCGGTGTGCCAGTACCGCGAGCAGGCGCCGCAGGTCATGGCGCGGCTCGTCGACCTGTACCAGGAGAAGCTCTAC AGACCTCCTCCTGTGTTAGACGCCCTGGGCCGTGTCATCTCTGAGGCTCCGCCTGACCAGTGGGAGGCCAG GTGTGGCATAGCCCTGGCCCTGAACAAGCTCTCCCAGTACCTGGACAGCTCCCAGGTCACCCCTCTTTTCCTCTTCTTCGTCCCGGACGCCCTGAACGACCGGCACCCCGAAGTGCGCCGCAGCATGCTGGACGCCGCGCTCTCCGCCCTCAACACGCACGGCAAG GACAATGTCAGCTCCCTGCTGCCCGTGTTCGAGGAGTTCCTGAAGAGCGCGCCGCAGGACGCCAGCTACGACGCCGTGCGGCAGAGCGTGGTCATCCTCATGGGCTCTCTGGCCAAGCACCTGGACAAGAGCGACCCCAAGGTCAAGCCCATCGTGGCCAAGCTGGTCGCCGCGCTGTCCACCCCCTCGCAGCAG GTCCAGGAGTCGGTGGCCAGCTGCCTGCCCCCGCTGGTGCCGGCCATCAAGGAGGACGCGGGCGGGATGGTGCACaagctgctgcagctgctgctggagAGCGACAAGTACGCGGAGAGGAAGGGGGCGGCGTACGGCCTGGCCGGGCTGGTCAAGGGGCTGGGCATCCTGTCGCTCAAGCAGCAGGACATCATGACCACGCTGACCGACGCCATCCAGGACAAGAAGAACTTCCGCCgcagagagg GTTCCCTGTTTGCGTTTGAGATGCTGTGCAACATGCTGGGGAAGCTGTTCGAGCCCTACGTCGTCCACGTCCTGCCCcacctgctgctgtgctttgggGACGGCAACCAGTACGTCCGCGAG GCGGCAGACGACTGTGCCAAGGCGGTGATGAGGAACCTCAGTGCCCACGGGGTGAAGCTGGTGCTGCCCTCCCTGCTGGTGGCCCTGGAGGAGGAGTCCTGGCGGACCAAGGCAG GCTCTGTGGAGCTGCTGGGCGCCATGGCCTACTGCGCCCCCAAGCAGCTGTCCTCCTGCCTGCCCAGCATCGTGCCCAAGCTGACGGAGGTCCTGACCGACTCGCACGTCAAGGTCCAGAAGGCCGGCCAGCAGGCTCTGCGCCAGATCGGCTCCGTCATCCGGAACCCCGAGATCCTGG CGATCACGCCCATCCTGCTGGACGCCCTGACTGACCCCTCGCGCAAGACGCACGTGTGCCTGCAGACGCTGCTGGACACCAAGTTCGTGCACTTCATCGACGCGCCCTCGCTGGCGCTCATCATGCCCATCGTGCAGCGCGCCTTCCAGGACCGCTCCACCGACACGCGCAAGATGGCGGCGCAGATCATCGGCAACATGTACTCCCTCACCGACCAGAAG GATCTCTCTCCCTATCTGCCCAGCGTCATTCCAGGGCTCAAGGCCTCGCTGCTCGACCCTGTGCCTGAG GTGCGGACTGTGTCTGCCAAGGCCCTGGGTGCCATGGTGAAGGGCATGGGCGAATCCTGTTTTGAGGACCTGCTGCCCTGGCTGATGGAGACGCTGGCGTCCGAGCAGAGCTCTGTTGACCGCTCCGGCGCTGCCCAAG GCCTGGCGGAGGTGATGGCCGGCCTGGGAGTGGAGAAGCTGGACAAGCTGATGCCGGACGTTGTCCAGACGGCCAGTAAGGTGGACATCGCGTCGCACGTGCGGGACGGCTACATCATGATGTTCATCTACCTGCCGCTCACCTTCGGCGAGAAATTCACACCGTACGTGGGACCCATCATCCCCTGCATCCTGAAG GCCCTGGCGGACGAGAACGAGTACGTGCGCGACACGGCGCTGCGCGCGGGGCAGCGGATCATCAGCCAGTACGCGGAGACGGCGATCGCCCTGCTGCTGCCCGAGCTGGAGCAGGGCCTGTTCGACGACATGTGGAGGATCAG GTTCAGCTCGGTGCAGCTGCTCGGCGACCTGCTGTTCCACATCTCGGGGGTGACGGGGAAGATGACCACGGAAACCGCCTCCGAGGACGACAACTTCGGCACCGCGCAGTCCAACAAG GCGATCATCAGCGCGCTGGGCACGGAGCGGCGGAACCGTGTGCTGGCGGGTCTGTACATGGGGCGCTCGGACACGCAGCTGGTGGTGCGCCAGGCCTCTCTGCACGTGTGGAAGATCGTGGTGTCCAACACGCCGCGCACGCTGCGCGAGATCCTGCCCACCCTCTTCACCCTGCTGCTGGGCTTCCTGGCCAGCACCTGCGCCGACAAGAGGACG ATCGCGGCGCGGACGCTGGGCGACCTGGTGCGGAAGCTGGGGGAGAAGATCCTGCCGGAGATCATCCCGATCCTGGAGGAGGGGCTGCGCTCGGACAAGAGCGACGAGCGGCAGGGCGTGTGCATCGGGCTGAGCGAGATCATGAAGTCCACCAGCAAGGACGCG gTGCTGGTGTTCTCGGAGTCGCTGGTGCCCACGGTGCGGCGAGCGCTGTGCGACCCGCTGGAGGAGGTGCGGGAGGCCGCGGCGCAGACCTTCGAGCAGCTGCACGCCACCATCGGGCACCAGGCGCTGGACGACATCCTGCCTGACCTGCTGCACCAGCTG GAGGACGAGGAGACCGCAGAGTTCGCGCTGGACGGCCTGAAGCAGGTGATGGCTGTGAAGAGTCGCTCGGTGCTGCCTTACCTGGTGCCGAAG ctcacagcgccccctgtgaaCACGCGGGTCCTGGCGTTCCTGTCCGCCGTGGCCGGCGATGCCCTCACGCGCCACCTGGGCGTCATCCTGCCTGCCCTGATGTCATCACTGAGGGACAAACTGGCCAGCGACGAGGGCCAGCAG GAGCTGACCAGCTGCCTGACGGTGCTGCTGTCCGTGGAGGACGAGGCCGGCCAGCGCATCGTGGTGGAGGAGCTGCTGGAGGCCAGCCGCGGCGGCGATCCGGGCCTGCGCCAGGCCTCGGTCACCATCCTCAACGGGTACTTCTCCCGCACGCGCCACGAGCACGCCGCGCACACCCGCGCCCTGCTGTCCGGCCTGCTGCGGCTGCTCAGCGACGACAACCCCGAGGTCCTGACCCAGAGCTGGGACACCATCAACGCCATCACCAAG AAGCTGGACGCGGCCAGCCAGCTCGCCCTGATCGACGACCTGCACCGTGACCTGCGGCTGGTCTCCGGCGAGGTCAAAGGTCAACACCTGCCCGGCTTCTGCCTGCCCAAAAAG GGCGTGACGTGCATCCTGCCCGTGCTGCGGGAGGGCGTGCTCAACGGCGCCCCCGAGCAGAAGGAGGAGGCGGCGCGGGCCCTGGGCCTCGTGATCCGCCTGACCTCGGCCGACGCGCTGCGCCCCTCCGTGGTCAACATCACCGGCCCGCTCATCCGCATCCTGGGAGACCGCTTCAGCTGGAACGTCAAGACGGCCCTGCTGGAGACGCTGACCCTGCTGCTGGCCAAG GTGGGGATCGCCCTGAAGCCCTTCCTGCCCCAGCTCCAGACCACCTTCCTGAAGGCCCTGCAGGACTCGAGTCGCGCCGTGCGCCTGCGGGCCGCCGAGGCGCTGGGCCGCCTGGTCACCATCCACAGCAAGGTGGACCCCCTCTTCAGCGAGCAGCTCTCGGCCATCCGCAACGCAGACGACTCCGGGGTCAG GGAGACCATGCTCCAGGCCCTGAGGTTTGTGATCCAGGGCGCGGGCGGGAAGGTGGACCCCACGATCAGGAAGAACATCACCACCACGCTGCTCAGCATGTTGGGACACGACGAG GATGCGACGCGCATGTCCTCGGCAGGCTGCGTGGGAGAGCTGTGTGCCTTCCTG